AGAGTGGTCACATCAGAATATGTACAGAGGTTGTACCTTCTCTTGCTGCACTGCTTCAAACAGTGGCCTATGGAGACATCCTTCAGAGCAGTGAGTGCACACTTAAGTTCTACATTGGATTTACATTTGGTCTGTCTTTGACATTTGGCCATGTTATTGCTTGTTTTGCAGTGTTTCTAGCTGGTTTTGGAAGGTATCCTACTGTAGGCGTTCTGAATGTATGTATAAGAGAAGTGGTTTTGAATTAGCCYTTTCTCAATACAGGTATTAGAGACGTGGCTTAGTTACATCCAGCCCTGGAGATACCAAAAACATGTCTACAGtgaaagcaaagagaaatggtaAGATATTTTGAATGTGCTCAATAGTGTTATAGCTCAGACACAGCATTGGGTTGAAGAGTGCGTTTGCTAACATAAAGCTGTTTCTGTCTCTTAGGGCCTCTTTCATTCAGGAGAATATTCTCATGTACACCAGGCTATTCAGCTTCTTCTTGAAAAGATTTGCACATGTCGACCTCGTCAACATCGACAATGCAACCATGGTTTTCAGGATGGCAAAAGTATTTGCCCAAACCAGTCTTCCAGAATTGATTGAAAATGGTAACCACAATTATTCTTAGTTGAAGGACACTGTAACTCAATCACAATGAACAACATTAGACTTGTTTAGATTTGTTTTTTCGATTTGTTTTCTCCATACATTTTGTTTACAGGAGAAAAATTGCTATTGCATCAGGGTCCCCTCCTCCCATCCACTCTGATGGCATCTCAGGTGCAGCCCACTGAAATAGCTGCCCTGCCCAAGACACACATCAATAACAAGAAACTACAAATGTTTGGGGTAGAAATGCGAGCTGAGGTAAGTCCCATTAAGGACAAGTGAATGACAAGAAAGACCATTGACTGAGGGTGCTGCAATCTACCAAATATGGATAGTGGTCACAAATGCTTTCCTATATTCTGAACATTGTAGGTGCTGAAACTGGTCCAGAGACTAATGCAGGCCCAACAGACTGCAAAAACCACATTGGATCAGCCAGCCAATGTATCAGTTGGTCAGTTTCTCTGTTCCTGGAAGAGGTTGATTCTTAAAACCAATTCAGAAAGTGGGGGGAATGACATGACCAAGTCTGACATGAAGACAGTGGAGCTACTAAAGAAAACTGTGGACCACCTCAATCAGGTTTTCAATGTGAGAAGATGATATGACATTGGTTATTATTATCAAGTAGTAGTAACCAATGTTAAAGTGATGTCTCAAATCATTTGTGGTTGTTTTGTAGCTCAACACAGGTCATCTATCTCAGATGATGATGAACATGGGGTCAGTGGAGGAATCCAAGCAGCTCCCTGACTGTATTCACAGTGAAAATGGGATGATCCTGACAGACCTTGGCAGAATGCAGGTGAAAATAACTACTGCAATAAAAATGAATGATGTGCATACGGTGCAATACATAATTGTACATTGTAATTGTGTTTTATTGCAGATTATCAATGGCCTTCGCAGATTTGATATTGAGTATCAAGGGGACCCACAGCTGCAGCCTGTGAGAAGCTATGAAAATGCAGTCTTGGTGCAGCTTATGTTTTGGATCGCCACACTAATCAATAACAGAGTAAGTGGGGAGTCTTACCAGGGGCTTCATGCACCCGAAATATCTGAGAGGGCACAAAGTgcgtgaggatggctgggggatGGAAGTTGGAGAAGttggcatttttcaaacacctgaaacatatTTTTCTTGcgatctagagccataatcatcaTGCTtaattttataattatttttctgCATATATAAACATACCTCTTAAGCATACCTCtactaaaatctgggtaaaatattgaaaggaatgtgagtcttattcaatacatttagtaattgcttgcttttctaaagtgtaccaaccttgccagcaatCATACCAGCTAAGACAGTTAGAAAAgttagctactctaacttgattgatatccTGAAATGGCGTATTGGTACCTAGTTATGaggttatgaggttgggagattgggaacctacaGTATCTGCTATTTACCTAACTTAATAAAATTGCCAgttggctagtagtattacagtacaacaacaaaaaatttcactttttaaattattttatattttgtattttacatgACAAATCTGAGGAGTcacgtgcccctgtgccccctatgggcatgatgtCTTTGGGTCWTACTTTATATGCAATTTAATATTTCTATAATGTTTCTCTAATTTACACTGAGTtctcaaaacattaggaacactctgacattgactgaccaggtgaatccaggtgaaagctatgatcccttattggtgtcactaaatccacttcaatcagtgtaaatgaaggggaggagactggttaaagaaggatttttaagccttaagacaattgagactagaattttgtatgtgtgccattcagacggtgaatggccaaaacaaaatatttaattgacacaactgcgggaagcattggagtcaacatgggccagcatccctgtggaaggctttcaacaccttgtagagtctatgctctgactaattgaggctgttctgaggtcaaaagggggtgcaactcaatattaggaaggtgttcttatgttttgtatactcagtgcataTGGCATACAGTAAGCCTACCTATAATGATTGGTAGTAGTACAGGGATACATGTATTGACTAAATTACTTGAGACTAAATTGACTAAATTACCTGCAGCTTGAAGGACACATGAACGATCTGTGCTCACAACAGAACCTGCTGGGAAGGCTGGGACAACACTACCTTATCACCTCCACTGTAAAAGGAAGGTTCCCAAGGAGTACAGTGACACAGCAAAGCCAGGAGGACTACCACCTGCGGCCACGCCTTACCCTGCGCACATTTGCAAGTTATCGCACATTACTCATTCTCCTGTTACTCTACTCGCTGGGATCTCTGTTTTCTATTAGCCCACTGTTCAGCACATGCCTCATCTTAATGTTGAGCTTTTTGTATGGACTGTGCATGACTGTCTACATGGGAAAGTAAAAAACGTTATTCTGCGTCAATGTGTGTGTTATACCTAATAAAGGATTTTTGAACTCACCAACTTCAATTGACTGATAATTAGGAGTTCACAGTGAAGTTGTCAAACCTATTGTTATTCTCTGACTTCTTATTGTTTTCCTTGACATGGTCAAACaactcaagcatagattggtRACTtttttctaatttggcacacagaaactagaggccatgtgtcacgttcctgacctgttttctgttgttttgtatgtgtgtgatggtcagggcgtgagttttgggtgggcagtctatgtttgctgtttctatgttggttttgggttgcctggtatggctcttaattagaggcaggtgttttgcgttttcctctaattgagagtcatattaaggtaggttgttctcactgtttgtttgtgggtgattgtcttccgtgtctgtgtaccacacgggactgtagcgtttgttcgttcgtttgttatagtctgtacctgttcctacgtgcttcgtgttttatgtaagtactcatggtgtaggtcagtctac
This portion of the Salvelinus sp. IW2-2015 linkage group LG15, ASM291031v2, whole genome shotgun sequence genome encodes:
- the LOC111973679 gene encoding sphingomyelin phosphodiesterase 4; amino-acid sequence: MSSSDLLKTDWTIKSLPQQCTEMTKEIDDKPVKELCVIFPWLVERVVGSLDGSTVGWSLSSLQAHSNDYSNVLEFLKPSGPMLKLVYKLQAEDYNFEIQVANLPGVISNNRIFLNKLPSQNHQRLSLNAFEYFMFYFATSVITQKDHHSGQQTSISNSVYFALVDAYFKHFLPTEGSPRSDVKRTLTSHIPRSSRYSETSKGLLKCQCPVNAETTNKSIWESETMLQIFLEIWLPHFPLETHQKLNEVSVITEEHILVVRLLVKHMHAFSGKTKLDQSDILPSAHSETYLSEDFKRVVTSEYVQRLYLLLLHCFKQWPMETSFRAVLETWLSYIQPWRYQKHVYSESKEKWASFIQENILMYTRLFSFFLKRFAHVDLVNIDNATMVFRMAKVFAQTSLPELIENGEKLLLHQGPLLPSTLMASQVQPTEIAALPKTHINNKKLQMFGVEMRAEVLKLVQRLMQAQQTAKTTLDQPANVSVGQFLCSWKRLILKTNSESGGNDMTKSDMKTVELLKKTVDHLNQVFNLNTGHLSQMMMNMGSVEESKQLPDCIHSENGMILTDLGRMQIINGLRRFDIEYQGDPQLQPVRSYENAVLVQLMFWIATLINNRLEGHMNDLCSQQNLLGRLGQHYLITSTVKGRFPRSTVTQQSQEDYHLRPRLTLRTFASYRTLLILLLLYSLGSLFSISPLFSTCLILMLSFLYGLCMTVYMGK